One genomic window of Macrobrachium rosenbergii isolate ZJJX-2024 chromosome 51, ASM4041242v1, whole genome shotgun sequence includes the following:
- the LOC136833067 gene encoding solute carrier family 13 member 2-like translates to MATFWMTEVIPLAVTAIIPVFAFPLLGILSTDDVCLVYMKETNMVFLGGLAVAIAIEHCNLHQRIALFVILRVGQSPRRLMTGFMLTTMFLSMWISNTAATAMMVPVVEAIIVELQLSQRGEDCSVPSEAASPGHVHREQMEMESNRISSDISNTSAEKFSGGVTNDAFVREETNDNENTDTTPSRDQNIREGQGGTTLLDAKHLALRDMCLMATAYSANIGGTGSLTGTGPNLVVKSILESSFSEPSGLNFATWMAFNVPGMILCVILAWVWLQVFYTGLGCKTGSVQNTTAESEAAVKHLISRKYRDLGPMTHQEKTVTLLFVTLVALWFFEKPEFIPGWATWISSFFEKKSPSLAVTSFVLPAQPTFWCSGGLKCNGPMKASPACIAWEVIHQKMPWNLLFLLGGGFALAKGSSASGLSSWLGSQLVALQVMPKEAIVFVVSLMAAMATEVASNVATASIILPVLKEMALSMNVNPLYLMLPAAVCCSYAFMLPVATPPNAIVFNAAQMSNIDMMKAGLVMNIICVIVITVMINSIGVPMFDLHGMPAWTNSTIV, encoded by the exons ATGGCCACCTTCTGGATGACGGAGGTCATCCCTCTGGCTGTTACGGCCATCATCCCCGTCTTTGCGTTTCCTCTCCTCGGTATCCTCTCCACGGATGACGTCTGCCTGGTCTACATGAAGGAGACGAACATGGTGTTCCTTGGGGGCCTGGCTGTCGCCATTGCTATTGAGCATTGCAATCTCCATCAGAGAATTGCTCTTTTTGTTATTCTACGTGTCG GTCAAAGCCCACGGCGACTGATGACAGGATTCATGCTGACCACCATGTTCCTATCTATGTGGATCTCTAACACGGCTGCCACCGCCATGATGGTTCCAGTTGTTGAAGCCATAATAGTGGAACTACAGCTA TCACAAAGAGGAGAGGACTGCAGTGTTCCTTCAGAAGCTGCCTCTCCAGGTCACGTCCATCGAGAACAGATGGAAATGGAATCAAACCGTATTTCAAGCGATATCTCCAATACTTCCGC GGAGAAGTTCAGCGGTGGAGTCACAAACGATGCTTTTGTAAGAGAAGAGACcaatgacaatgaaaatacagACACGACACCCAGCAGAGACCAGAATATCCGAGAAGGCCAGGGCGGCACTACGCTTCTTGATGCCAAGCATCTTGCCCTGAGAGACATGTGTTTAATGGCAACAGCATACTCTGCTAATATTGGAGGCACAGGTTCACTGACTGGAACTGGCCCCAATTTGGTAGTCAAGTCAATTCTAGAGAG tTCCTTTAGTGAGCCGTCTGGACTAAATTTTGCCACGTGGATGGCATTCAACGTACCAGGCATGATTCTCTGCGTCATTCTGGCCTGGGTTTGGCTGCAGGTTTTCTACACCGGCCTCGGCTG TAAAACCGGTTCCGTCCAGAATACGACTGCAGAGAGCGAGGCGGCTGTCAAGCATCTCATTTCCAGAAAGTACCGAGACCTAGGTCCTATGACCCACCAGGAGAAAACTGTGACCCTGCTCTTTGTCACATTGGTGGCGCTGTGGTTCTTCGAGAAGCCAGAGTTCATCCCTGGATGGGCGACCTGGATCTCCAGTTTCTTTGAGAAGAAG TCACCTTCCCTGGCagtcacctcttttgtccttcctgCTCAACCCACATTCTGGTGCTCTGGTGGCCTCAAAT GTAACGGACCCATGAAGGCATCTCCAGCCTGCATTGCGTGGGAAGTGATCCACCAAAAGATGCCTTGGAATCTCCTGTTCCTGCTGGGTGGCGGCTTTGCTCTGGCCAAGGGCTCCTCTGCTTCTGGGTTGTCCTCCTGGTTAGGATCTCAGCTCGTGGCTCTCCAAGTCATGCCCAAGGAAGCCATAGTTTTCGTCGTTAGTCTCATGGCAGCAATGGCCACCGAAGTCGCCTCGAACGTGGCAACGGCTTCCATCATTTTGCCTGTGCTGAAAGAGATG gccCTGAGCATGAATGTAAATCCGCTCTACCTGATGTTGCCTGCAGCCGTTTGCTGTTCTTATGCCTTCATGCTTCCAGTGGCAACACCTCCGAACGCCATCGTCTTCAATGCTGCCCAGATGAGCAACATTGATATG ATGAAGGCTGGTTTGGTTATGAACATCATATGTGTTATCGTCATTACAGTCATGATCAACTCGATCGGTGTTCCTATGTTTGATCTTCACGGCATGCCTGCTTGGACTAATTCTACAATAGTGTAA